One region of Diabrotica undecimpunctata isolate CICGRU chromosome 6, icDiaUnde3, whole genome shotgun sequence genomic DNA includes:
- the LOC140444319 gene encoding uncharacterized protein yields the protein MNRGAGITSHSIKNGYVNVYVGNLVVHNCYVLPNIPLRVYEEYIESIMQEARMEPVPVVIAGDLNAKDRPWNPRAQDGRGKYLSKWIHAMGLTILNDGKAPTFVRVNSESFLDITLVLTTFLKGS from the coding sequence ATGAATCGAGGAGCTGGTATTACCAGTCACTCCATTAAGAATGGTTATGTTAATGTATATGTCGGAAACCTGGTAGTGCATAATTGCTATGTTTTACCAAACATCCCGCTTCGAGTATATGAAGAGTACATTGAATCGATTATGCAAGAGGCTAGGATGGAGCCTGTACCGGTCGTCATAGCTGGTGACCTGAATGCGAAGGATCGTCCATGGAACCCACGAGCACAAGATGGAAGAGGGAAATACCTATCAAAATGGATCCACGCCATGGGGCTTACTATATTAAATGATGGTAAGGCACCTACATTCGTGAGAGTTAATAGTGAATCATTTTTGGACATCACACTGGTTTTAACGACATTTCTAAAAGGGTCGTAA